One Gossypium arboreum isolate Shixiya-1 chromosome 13, ASM2569848v2, whole genome shotgun sequence genomic window, TTCGACCTACCCACATAGTTCTTCATTGctcatgttcatgttgttttgTTTTGCTTGCTTTTGTTTGTTTGTTAAGGTTGTGGGGTGCATTGATCAAATGGATGCTGATGATGACAAAGAAAACAACGATTCTGAGACTAACAACAATAATGTTGATTCCAACAAACCCAAGGGAAAACGCAGGTTGTATGTAGGCTCTCAAGCCTTGGGTTTTCGTCGTGACCATATGGAGGTCGGTTAAGTGCTTGATGCTGCTTGCTTTTTTCGTATTAGTTCATTTGTTTATTTACAATTTATCTATTTTTGCTGTATTAGTTAGTTAAGACCTGTTTGCATTCGTCAGGTGGTGTCACCCCTAAAGGATGGGGTTGTTGTTGATTGGGATATTGTTGATAGCATATGGGATCATGCTTTAAAGGATTGTTTACTCGTTGATCCGAAGGAACATCCAATGCTACTTGCTGAGCCTTCTTCCAACACTCAACAACAGAGGGAGAGGTCAGAATTTTGCAGCACTCAagctttagtcaattttctttgctttttattttttacttttaccAATCTGAAAACATGTTTGGTTTTGTTAAAATCTAACAGGACAGCAGAACTCATGTTCGAAAAGTACAAAGTTCCTGCTTTGTTTTTGGCCAAGAATGCGGTATTATTATTTTCCTAATTTCCAACTCTTATTTTTAAACTTTGGT contains:
- the LOC108453505 gene encoding actin-related protein 4 isoform X3 encodes the protein MYGGDEVSAIVIDLGSHTCKAGYAGEDAPKAVFPSVVGCIDQMDADDDKENNDSETNNNNVDSNKPKGKRRLYVGSQALGFRRDHMEVVSPLKDGVVVDWDIVDSIWDHALKDCLLVDPKEHPMLLAEPSSNTQQQRERTAELMFEKYKVPALFLAKNAVLTSFASGRATSVVVDSGGGSTTVAPVHDGYVLQKAVSSSPIGGEFLTDCLMKSLESKGIVIKPRYSFKRKEIQPGVFQDN